The window GCAGCTCGCCGGCAGCCAGCGGTGCCGAAACGGTGCCGCTGACGGTGCGCCCCGCTCCGCCATCGCTGGTAATAAAGTCGCCGGCGGCGTCGGTGTCACGCTCCATCGTCTCGATGGTGACGGTTTGCGCGGGCGCGCTGGTATCGATGCGCAGCGCGTAGCCGGCTGACGGTACGCCGGCGCGCCCGGTCGCGCTGTTTTCCACGCGTGCCGTGTAGCTGACGCTGGCGCCATCGGCCAAGGCGCTGTCGGCGTAGCTCCAGGCGGTACCGGTGACGCTGGCCGTGCCGATGCGTACGCCATTGCGGTAGACCGCAAGCACTTCATTCGGGCCGAGTGCCGCGGACAACGCCCCGCTCACGCCTGGCGCACTATCGTTGGTTGCGCCGCCGTTGGCGACGGTGCCGGTCACGGGACCGACATCGTCAACGACGGTCGTGATGGTCACGCTTTGCGCCGGCGCACCCAGGTCGATCGTGATGCTGTACGGGGCCGAGGCGGTGCTGTTGATACCTGTGACGCTGTTTTCCACACGCGCCGTGTAGGCGTACGTGGCGCCGTCCGCCAGGCCGCTGTCGGCATAAGTCCATGCCGCGCCGCTGACGCTGGCGTTGCCGATGCGCGTGCCGTCGCGGTAGACAGCCACCACCTCGTTCGCACCCGGCGCCAGGGCCAGGGCCAGCGTGCCGGCCAGCAGCGGCGTGGTGTCGTTGCTGATGCCGCCGCTGGCCACCGTGCCAGTCGAAGGCGCAGCGTCATCGGTGATGCTGCTGATGCCAACCGCCTGCACCGGGTCGGCCTGCAGCACCACCGCGCGCGCCGCGGCGCCGCCAGTATTGCCGGCCGCGTCGACGATGCGCGTCGTGATAGTCCAGTTGGCGCTGTGGGCCGCCGCATCAAGGGCAGACCAGCCGGTGCCGCTGACGCTGGCCACGACCCAGCTTGCGCCATCGTCGAAGCTGGCCTGCAGCACTTCGCCGGTGCCGAGCACCGAAGACAATGTGCCCGTCACCACGCGTCCCGCGCCGCCGTCGCCGGTGACAAAGTCGCCGGCAATGCCACTGTCGCGTGTCATCGCCACGATGACGACGCCCTGCGCAGGCGCGCTGGCGTCGATGCTCACCGCGTATGCGCCGGAAGCGCTGCCTGCCAGCGTTGTAACGAGGTTTTCCACCTGGGCGGTGTAGCTGTAGCTGGCGCCGTCGAGCAGGCCGCCATCGGCGAAGGTCCAGGCGCCACCCAGCACGCTGGCGTTACCGATGCGGGTGCCGTTGCGGTACACCGCCAGCACCTCGTTCGCACCCAGCGGCGCGGATATGGTGCCGCTCACCCCAGGCGCGGTATCGTTGGTGACGCCGCCGCTCGCGACCGTGCCGGTCAGCGCCGCGACATCGTCGGCGATGGCGGTAACGGCCACTGTCTGCACGGGCGCGCCGGACAGAATGACATCCCGGCTGACGGCCGGGCCGACATTGCCGGCGCTGTCGACGATGCGCGCCGAGATGGTCCAGCCGGCGGCATGCGCAGCGCTGTCGGTGCTCGCCCAGGCGCTGCCGGTCACGGTTGCGAGGCTCCAGGTGACGCCGCCATCATGACTGATTTCGAGCACATCGCCGGTTCCCAGCGGCGCCGTGAGCGTGCCGCTGACCACGCGGCCGGCGGCGCCATCGCTGGTGATGAAGTCGCCCGCAATGCCGCTGTCGCGCGTCATGGCGGCGATGGCCACGCCCTGCGCCGGCGCGGCGGTATCGACCACGATCGTGTAGGCGTTCGATGGTGTGCCGGTCGATGGCGTAGCGGTATTGTCGATGCGCGCGGTGTAGCTGTACGTGGCGCCGTTCACCAGGGCGCTGTCGGTGAAGCTCCAGGTGGCGCCGCTAACGCTTGCATTGCCGATCTTGACCCCGTCGCGCAGCACGGACACGATCTCGTTCGCGCCAAGCGGCGCGGACAGCGTGCCCGAAATGGCCGGCGCGTTGTCGTTGGTGACGCCGCCGCTGGCGATGATGCCGGTGACGCGCGCCACGTCATCCGTCACCGCCGTGATGGCCACGCTGGTGCCGGCCGCGCCTTGCAGCACCACGTTCTGCGTGGCAGCGCCACCGGTATTGCCGGCAGCATCGACGATGCGGGTGGTGATGGTCCAGTTGCCGGTGTGGACGCCGGCGTCGAGCGCCGTCCAGCCGGTGCCGTCGACGCTGGCCACGACCCAGTTCGCACCGCCGTCGAAGCTCAGCTCCAGCACCTCGCCGTTCGCGAGCGTACTCCCCAGGGTGCCGGTCACGGTGCGCCCGGCGGCGCCGTCGGTGGTGATGAAGTCGCCCGGCGTGCCGCTGTCGCGCGTCATCGAGACAATCGTGACGTTTTGCGCGGGGGCGCCGGTATCGAGCACGATGGCGTATGCGCCCGATGCCGTGCCAGCCGTGCCGGCCAGCGAGTTCTCCACCTGCGCGGTGTAACTGTGGGTAGCGTCGGCCAGGCCGCTGTCGGCGTAGGTCCAGCCGGTGCCGCTGACGGTGGCGTCGCCAAGCCGGACGCCGTTGCGGTACACGCCCACGACCTCGTTGGCACCCAATCCGGCCGAGATGGTGCCGGCCAGCGCCGGCGCGGCGTCGTTGGTGGCGCCGCCGTTGGCCACCGTGCCGATGACCGGCGCCACGTCGTCGGCAATGCTGGTGATAATCACCGTCTGCGCCGGCACGTTGGCATTGGTGCTGACGTTGACGGTGGCCGTGGCGCTGGCGGCAGCATTGCCGGCATCGTCGCGCGCGCTGAATGCGAACGTGCGCGCGCCGAGTGTCGAGGCAGCGCCGGCGTCGTTCCGATAGCTGATGTCGCGCGCCACAGCCTGGGCTTCGGCCGCACTCATGGCGGCGAAATCGTAGCGCTGGATGGAAAAGACGCCGGCGGCGTAAGAAAGATTCACGCGCACGCCGCCGACCATGATGTCGGTGCGGGTAGTGACGCTGTCGCTGCCGTCGGCGGCAACCACGGTGCCGCCGAACACCAGCTTCTCGCTGGCGCCGTCGGCTCCCGCCAGGCCGCCCACGGCCAGCGTGAGGCGCAGCAGCCGGTTGCTCGCATCGACCAGGGTCAGAGGATCGGCGCCATCGTCCAGGCTGACCGCCCCCCCGTTGACGCTGGCGACGCTGCGATCAAGCGTGGCGCCGTTCGAGGGCGCCAGGTCGATCACGGGCGCGGCCAGATCCTGCACCGTGAGCTCGTTGCTGCTGCTGTCGGCCAGGATGTTGCCGGCGACGTCGCGAATGGTCGCCACCACCTGGTACACGCCGTCGAAGCCGGCGCCGGCACTGGCGGGCGTGAGGGCGTCGGCCTCGGGAATGGCCAGCGTCCAAGTGGCGCCGGTGACGCTCAGGCGGCCATCACCGGCGAGGTAGGTCTTGCCGTTGACGGTGACGGCGAGCGTTTCGCCGGCGCCCAGGGTGACGCTGCCGGAAATTTGCGGCGTGCTGTCGGATGTGACCAGCGGATGGACCACGCTCACCGGGCCATTCGGCGCAGCGGTGTCAACGATCACCGTTTGCGTAGCGACCGCGCCGAGGCCAACCTGCGCGCTCAGGGCGTAGCTGCCGTCGGCGAGCGTGCTGCCCTGGAAGTCGTAGCTCCAGTTGCCGGCACCATCGGCGGTGACGGTCAGGCCGTTGGCGAACACATTGCCGCCGGCGCCGGGACCGGTCATCACCAGCTTGACCAGCGCGCCCGGTGCCGCGCTGCCGCGGAACAGCAGCGTGTTATCGGAGGTGATGAAGTCGCCCGCGATGGCGCTGTCGGTGCTGATGCTGTCGATGGTGGCGTTGGCGCCGGCGATGCTCTTGTCGTGCAGGACGGTGGCCACCGCGACGTACGGGGTGCCGCCCGCATCAAGGTAGGTGGCGGTGACGGTGATGGTGCCGTTGGCCAGCCCGCGCAGGTTGGCCGGCGCCAGCTGCCACGCGTTGGCACTGACGGTGGCGGTGTCGGCCAGCGTGGTAACGCCGTCGGTGATGGTGATGGACAACGTGGCGCCGTCCGGCACGCCGCTGGTGGACCCGCGCAGGATCACGCTGGTGTCTTCGCTGGCGACCAGGATGCCGTTCGGCGTATTGCTGCCCGTGTAATCGAGTTCGGTGGTGATGGCAATGGCCGGCGCGGCGATGTCGATCACCATCGCCTTGCTGCTGCTGGCGCTGTTGCCGGCCAGGTCGGTGCCGCTGGCGGTAATCGTCAGCTGCGCGCCGTTGGAAAACGCTACCGGCCCGCCGCTGCCCGCCGGGACCGCATCACCGGTATCGATGCTCCAGGTGCCGTCAGGCGCCACCGTGGTGGTGTAGCTCAGGGTACCGCCGCCGCTGATGGCCACGTCGACCGCGATCGCGCGGCCGACTTCGATGTCGGTGGTGCCGCGCAAGACCGGGCTGGTATCGGCCGTCTTGTAGTTGGTGGTGATGCCGATATCGGCGCGCGTGTCGATCACGATCGCGCGGCTGACGGTGCTGGTGACGCCGGAAGCGTCGGTGACGGCGGCGCGCAGGGTGTAGCTGCCGTCGCCGAGGGCGGCATCGAGGCTGCGGTCGACCGACCACGCTCCGCCGGCAGCGCTGGCGAGCTGGCGGAAGACTTCGGCGCCGCTGGCGTCTTCCAGCGTCACGCTCACCATGGCGCCGGTTGTCGCGCTGCCGTTGAACACCAGCGTGGTGTCGCTGGTGAGGAAGTCGGCGCCGGCGCCGCTGTCGGCGCTGATGCCGCCGATGGCCAGCGCCTGGGCATCGATGACGATGGTCTGGGTGCTGAGCGCTCCGTTGCCGTTGACGGTGGTGGCGGCGGTCAGCGTGTAGCTGCCGTTGGCCAGCGAGGTGGCGCTGAAGTCGAAGGTCCACACGCCGGTGACCGGGTCCGCCACTGGCGTGCCGATCACGGTGCCGTTCAGGCGCAGGGTGACGGTCGCACCCAGTGCGGCGCTGCCGCTGAAGGTCAGGTTGCGCTGGTTGGTGATGAAGTCGGCCGGCGTGCCGCTGTCCGGGCTGATCGCCATGATCGACGTGGCCGCCACGCTGGCGGCGTTGCCGGCCGGGTCGCTGGCGGTGGCGATGATGATGCTGTCGGCCGGAGTCGGGATGGCCGACTGCACGCGCCAGCTGCCGTCGGCCTGCACCGTGGTGCTGTAGGTCGCTTCGACGGCGCCGGTGCGGTCGCTGTTGATGGTAACGGTAACGGTGGCGCCCGCGGCCAGGCCGGCGCTGGTGCCGGTGATCAGGGGCAGATTATTGGCCACGCTGGCCGCCGCCGTGATGTTGAGCACCGGCGCGGTCTTGTCATGCACGGTCGTGGTGCTGGTGCTGGCGCTGTCGCTGGTGGCGGGGTTGCGGTCGGGGTCGACCACGGCCGCCACCGTCAGCGTGCCGTCGTTCAGGGCCGACAGGTTCATGCCGGTCACGCTCCAGCTGCCGTCATCGGCCACGGTGGCGGTGGCGGTCGGGTCGACGGTGGCGTTGTCGCCATCGGAGACGGTGACCTTGACCTCCCCGCCGGCGGCATTGACGGCGCGCCCGCGGATGGTGACGCTGTCGTCCTCGGTGGCGTTGACCAGGCCATTGGCATCGACCACCTCGGTGATGCTGACCGACGGCGTGCCGGTCACCAGCAGCAGCGTCGGCTGGGTCACGTCCGAGACGGTGTAGAAGGTGCCGGCGCCGCTGCCGACTGTATCGGTCAGCTGGGCCTTCACGATCAGGGGACCGTTGTTGAAGCTCTTGACCACCGCCTCGGTCAGCACGGCGCTCCAGGTACCGTTGATGTTACGGGTCAGGGTGACGCCGGTGTCGGCATTGGTTTTGGTGTGCACGCCGTCCGTAATCGACAGCGTCAACGTGCCGCTGGCCGTGGTCTTGGTATTGGCGAAGGTGCCGGAGATGGTGACGCCGCCGAGAATGTCGCTGCTGGTGATGGTGGTGTCGCCGCTGCCGGTGCCGGTGATGCCGCTGATGGTGACCACCGGCGGATTCACGTTCGGGGTCTGGTAGGCCACCGTCTGTTCCGCGTTGGCGACCTTGTTGCCGGCCAGGTCGGTGGCGCTGGACGAGGCGGTAATCTTCACGGTGCCGTTGCTGCTCAGGCTTAGCGTTGTCGAAAAATCCCCGTTGGCGTCGACCGTCGCGCTCAAGCCGGTTTGCGGATAGTCGGTAACGAGCGAGATGACCGAGCCGGCCGGCAGGTTGGCGTTGCCGGTGACGACCGGGGAGCTGGTCTTGATGATCGACGGCGTGGTCAGCACGATCTGCGGTGCGATCTTGTCGTGGATGATGGCCTTTTGCGCGCTGGTGCCCAGCACCGTCGCCGTCACGGTCAGGCCGGCGCTGTTCAGGGCCGACAGATCGAATGCGTTGCCGTCGTTGGCCGTGCCGGCGCCGGACGACAGCAGCGTGAACGTACCGTTGGCGGCCACCACGGCGGTCTTGGTGTAGTCGAGCGTGCCGTCCGAGATGGTGATGACCACCGAGCTGCCCTGCGCCACGTTGGTCGTGGTACCGCTGACGATGACGGAATCGTCCTCGGCCATGTTGAAGATGCCGTCACCGGTGATGATATTGGCGAGGCTGCCGCCGTTGGCAATGGTCGTCTCGATGCCGGTCAGGTTGTTGGCGGCGGTTCCGATCGTGATGCCCGGGATGACCACGCTCAGGTTTTGCGTGTTGCTGGCGCTCTGCCCGCTCGCGTCGAGCGGGGTACTGGCCACCACCACCGCGCTGCCCGACAGGCCCGCCACCGGCATCGCGCCGGCTACTGGCTGCAACGGCCCGCTGGTATCCAGGCTCCAGTTGCCGCTGGCATCGGTCTGCACGGAATAGGTAATCCGGTCGGTCGTGCCATTGCCAGTCGGGTCGATGGATACCGTGATGAAGCCGCTC of the Massilia violaceinigra genome contains:
- a CDS encoding Ig-like domain-containing protein — encoded protein: MSTNRTPGLKRHVELSALEPRMLFDGAALISWDAATAAPQAPPPADAPASAGPVQIVFISPEVADPAQIRQAFGATAEVIELAAGRDGIDQISDILAARHDVAAIHLISHGSDAFIALPGQALSSATLDARAAQVAAWSHALTADADILVYGCDVAAGQAGVALAERLAALTGADVAASSNDSGGTAGADWTLEYRTGAIAAPALFSPGLGDGASYANRLATINLSGSTGWTTIMKGPVRDPFNDTQAGAADTDIIGDATHGSLYTAYDDKGTAATGDDTLVFRMRIDNPTSVTNFSGVAIVGMDANRDGRVDLFFSVDGRNNGQAVRLLDPGTGANVSPNTTSTSALPTGWLPNNGVYAFSPSNYSVVAVSAATDSDWAPAAVPAPGSSNSNLTGANGTDVFINWRVPIADIAIVLAKPSATDRSGVAGPRGAGGIANYGKDTVVQYISFTQTQTGPINGDLNGVGAAYDKNATFAALGAFTSPMSAANPVPDGLSITINEPVGDGKLAGASGATEAAAVTLSGGTKAAAGATVSLVITDSGAGSTNASATVVAGVNGLNTWSVSNVNLSGLAEGTLSVAASVTESGSTATDTATVVLDKTAPLVAINPLATTTAGTPTLSGTSDLPDGAVVTLTLDPDNNPATANVLYQVVVAGGAWTLNTATATPLSGSLPAGGLTPTTKITASAIDAAGNVGSAVGLNRPTVTSQSTGSTSPTIGGSWTNVAGDTLTVKLYTNNAGNPGSLLATYTLVPAGNSWSVDLASAIKDGGGTVGALAPDQTYQIVAEVTRGGATVADTTSGELVIIGGPSIDIVDNDGVNDDNVTVTVPKPTFAGTSSVLSGFITVSIDPTGNGTTDRITYSVQTDASGNWSLDTSGPLQPVAGAMPVAGLSGSAVVVASTPLDASGQSASNTQNLSVVIPGITIGTAANNLTGIETTIANGGSLANIITGDGIFNMAEDDSVIVSGTTTNVAQGSSVVITISDGTLDYTKTAVVAANGTFTLLSSGAGTANDGNAFDLSALNSAGLTVTATVLGTSAQKAIIHDKIAPQIVLTTPSIIKTSSPVVTGNANLPAGSVISLVTDYPQTGLSATVDANGDFSTTLSLSSNGTVKITASSSATDLAGNKVANAEQTVAYQTPNVNPPVVTISGITGTGSGDTTITSSDILGGVTISGTFANTKTTASGTLTLSITDGVHTKTNADTGVTLTRNINGTWSAVLTEAVVKSFNNGPLIVKAQLTDTVGSGAGTFYTVSDVTQPTLLLVTGTPSVSITEVVDANGLVNATEDDSVTIRGRAVNAAGGEVKVTVSDGDNATVDPTATATVADDGSWSVTGMNLSALNDGTLTVAAVVDPDRNPATSDSASTSTTTVHDKTAPVLNITAAASVANNLPLITGTSAGLAAGATVTVTINSDRTGAVEATYSTTVQADGSWRVQSAIPTPADSIIIATASDPAGNAASVAATSIMAISPDSGTPADFITNQRNLTFSGSAALGATVTLRLNGTVIGTPVADPVTGVWTFDFSATSLANGSYTLTAATTVNGNGALSTQTIVIDAQALAIGGISADSGAGADFLTSDTTLVFNGSATTGAMVSVTLEDASGAEVFRQLASAAGGAWSVDRSLDAALGDGSYTLRAAVTDASGVTSTVSRAIVIDTRADIGITTNYKTADTSPVLRGTTDIEVGRAIAVDVAISGGGTLSYTTTVAPDGTWSIDTGDAVPAGSGGPVAFSNGAQLTITASGTDLAGNSASSSKAMVIDIAAPAIAITTELDYTGSNTPNGILVASEDTSVILRGSTSGVPDGATLSITITDGVTTLADTATVSANAWQLAPANLRGLANGTITVTATYLDAGGTPYVAVATVLHDKSIAGANATIDSISTDSAIAGDFITSDNTLLFRGSAAPGALVKLVMTGPGAGGNVFANGLTVTADGAGNWSYDFQGSTLADGSYALSAQVGLGAVATQTVIVDTAAPNGPVSVVHPLVTSDSTPQISGSVTLGAGETLAVTVNGKTYLAGDGRLSVTGATWTLAIPEADALTPASAGAGFDGVYQVVATIRDVAGNILADSSSNELTVQDLAAPVIDLAPSNGATLDRSVASVNGGAVSLDDGADPLTLVDASNRLLRLTLAVGGLAGADGASEKLVFGGTVVAADGSDSVTTRTDIMVGGVRVNLSYAAGVFSIQRYDFAAMSAAEAQAVARDISYRNDAGAASTLGARTFAFSARDDAGNAAASATATVNVSTNANVPAQTVIITSIADDVAPVIGTVANGGATNDAAPALAGTISAGLGANEVVGVYRNGVRLGDATVSGTGWTYADSGLADATHSYTAQVENSLAGTAGTASGAYAIVLDTGAPAQNVTIVSMTRDSGTPGDFITTDGAAGRTVTGTLGSTLANGEVLELSFDGGANWVVASVDGTGWTALDAGVHTGNWTITTRIVDAAGNTGGAATQNVVLQGAAGTSVAITAVTDDVARVTGIIASGGVTNDNAPAISGTLSAPLGANEIVSVLRDGVKIGNASVSGATWSFTDSALVNGATYSYTARIDNTATPSTGTPSNAYTIVVDTAAPAQGVAIAAMTRDSGIAGDFITSDGAAGRVVSGTLTAPLGTGDVLEISHDGGVTWSLATVTGSAWASTDSAAHAAGWTISARIVDSAGNVGPAVSRDVILSGAPVQTVAVTAIADDVAALTGTVASGGVTNDTAPGVSGTISAPLGANEVLAVYRNGTRIGNASVLGGAWTFADGGLLDGASYSYTAQVENLVTTLAGSASGAYAVSIDASAPAQGVVIVAMTRDSGIAGDFVTGDGGAGRVVTGTLSSVLGTGEVLQASFDDGASWVVASVSGTGWSALDAAAHSANWTITTRIVDAAGNTGGAAARAVVLQADPVQAVGISSITDDAAPSTGTVASGGISNDTTPLLAGTLALALAPGANEVVAVYRDGTRIGNASVSGAAWTYADSGLADGATYAYTARVENSVTGINSTASAPYSITIDLGAPAQSVTITTVVDDVGPVTGTVANGGATNDSAPGVSGALSAALGPNEVLAVYRNGVRIGTASVTGTAWSYADSALADGASVSYTARVENSATGRAGVPSAGYALRIDTSAPAQTVTIETMERDTDAAGDFITSDGGAGRTVSGTVSAPLAAGELLEVSFDGGASWVPATVGGTGWNAPDTGAHGGNWSIVTRLTDAAGNAGGASTRAVTLTDTGIVFTPDTLPAAEPLLGADANSTGVTAPVAPVIVDAPVAPDAAPAQAPGPAPLDSAVLAPGMPLVAAGVPSPVLASGLRATGLLTQEPVRVSVFEIETGNTATGTSRVGESFNPSDIGAGFSINVRQADGSAADKDTVRLVSAVVRIDDGLVPQRDQLALTVSSPNITSVFDAATGTMVLSGGASVTEYEKVIRGLKLRDADGSDVKAKRTIRFTIKSEAGQVQQGAKEYRGPEAALEGAPPRPGGSADAGEAARPGKTGLVAQIANAHARQTQGRDQLLALAARQR